One window from the genome of Mastacembelus armatus chromosome 18, fMasArm1.2, whole genome shotgun sequence encodes:
- the LOC113123350 gene encoding FH1/FH2 domain-containing protein 1 has product MDSSVLDREDVQRLQALIPTEEELCLIKEAKTQNPHSPLAPAELCLLTLGEIPHLISRLQLWAFALDYDSLEREIAEPLHHLKLAMEQLAASQTFKCILATVLAIGNFLNGCKARGFELSYLGKLSQVRDTHSRQPLLHHVCVLLLQLYPQSSDLYSDITAVTKAGKCDYSLVQSNLTQLEALCKASWEQLKVLEKAEEKRKGGKGEKKRGGEGGDDASGPEGSLRHRLPKILKECEDRLKVLRAVHRRVMNRFHSFLLFLGYSRAMVRDTKAEDFCKTISNFSLEYRTTQQAILLKRERERQKNGAESPGPNTPVGRRKRHQTPTQVSEKSEEQCKLEEVLRTPDSTKRLDATLPRNRRRMTDIKGPFSQKLKW; this is encoded by the exons ATGGACAGCAGTGTGCTTGACAGAGAGGATGTTCAG AGGCTGCAAGCTCTAATCCCAACAGAGGAAGAGCTTTGCCTGATCAAGGAGGCCAAGACCCAGAACCCCCATTCTCCTTTGGCCCCGGCTGAGCTCTGCCTGCTCACTTTGGGTGAAATCCCACACCTGATCTCCAGGCTTCAGCTGTGGGCCTTCGCTCTGGACTACGACTCCTTAGAGAGG GAAATTGCTGAGCCTCTCCACCATCTGAAGTTAGCCATGGAGCAGTTAGCAGCCAGCCAGACATTTAAGTGTATTCTTGCAACTGTGCTAGCGATCGGTAACTTTCTCAATGGATGTAAG GCCCGTGGGTTTGAGCTGAGTTACCTGGGCAAGCTGTCCCAGGTGAGAGATACGCACTCCCGCCAGCCCCTGCTGCACCATGTCTGTGTACTTCTGCTGCAGCTTTACCCACAATCCTCTGACCTCTACTCTGACATCACAGCTGTTACTAAAGCTGGAAAG TGCGACTACTCCCTAGTACAATCCAACCTTACTCAGCTGGAGGCCCTGTGCAAAGCATCATGGGAGCAGTTGAAGGTACTGGAGAAGgctgaggaaaagaggaaaggaggaaagggggagaagaaaagaggaggagagggaggggatgATGCCTCAGGCCCAGAAGGTTCACTCCGTCACCGACTGCCGAAGATTTTGAAAGAGTGCGAGGACAGGCTGAAGGTCCTCAGAGCTGTCCATCGACGAGTTATGAACAG GTTCCACTCTTTCCTCTTATTTCTCGGCTACTCCAGAGCAATGGTGAGAGACACCAAGGCAGAGGACTTCTGTAAAACCATCAGTAACTTTTCTCTAGAGTACAGGACCACACAGCAAGCCATCCTGCTTAAGAGAGAGCGGGAACGACAGAAAAATGGAGCAGAAAGCCCAGGACCGAACACTCCTGTAGGCAGGAGGAAACGTCACCAAACTCCAACACAG GTGAGCGAGAAAAGTGAGGAGCAGTGTAAGCTGGAGGAGGTGTTGAGAACACCTGACTCCACAAAGAGGTTGGATGCCACCCTCCCTCGAAACCGCAGGAGGATGACTGACATCAAAG GTCCGTTCTCACAGAAACTGAAGTGGTGA